TGTGAATTACGAAACTGCCTTTTCGGAGACTCCGCAGGCGCCGAGCTTGGTCCTGTCAAGACCCCGAGCACGGGGCTCTTGACAGGTCGGCGCCGAGGACAGAGCGACCGAGCCGCTGGAGCGAGGGAGCGTGCTCCGAAAAGGCAGTTTCGTAATTCACAGCACTTACATTTTTTATGGAAATCAGAAACATTGCAATTATCGCCCACGTTGACCACGGCAAGACAACCCTCACCGACGCGCTGATGAGGGAGGCTGGTGTTGCCAAGGCGGGCAGCACGATGGATTCAAACGCGCTCGAGCTCGAGCGCGGGATCACCATTTACGCAAAAAATGCCGCGCTCGAATACAGAGGGACGAAGATCAACATCGTGGATACGCCCGGGCACGCGGACTTCGGTTCGGAGGTCGAGCGCGTACTCCGGTCGATTGATTCGGTGCTGCTCGTGGTTGACGCTCAGGAGGGACCGATGCCGCAGACGCGATTCGTCTTGAAGAAGTCGCTTGAGCTCGGGCTCCGACCGATCGTCGTTATCAATAAAATCGACAAGCCAGCGGCAGAGCCCTCTCGCACGGAAGAGCAAGTGCTCGAGTTATTTCTCGAGCTCGGCGCGACGGACGAGCAGGCAGATTTCCCGATCGTCTATACGATCGGGCGCGAGGGTATCGCGAAAAGAGGGCTTGAGGATGAAGCACACGATCTCTCCGCCCTGCTGGATACGATCCTCTCGCATGTGAGGGCGACGCCGGAAGCTGCGGCCGAGAAGCCACTCCGGTTGCAGCCATTTAATCTCGCGTATGACGATTTTCTGGGACGCCTCGCTGTCGCCCGCATTCACGAGGGGAGTGTTGCGGCGGGTGCGCCCGTTTTCATAAAAAAGCCGGGCGGCGAAACGCGTCCGGGAAAAATTAAAAAAATTTTCACCTTCCTAGGTCTCCAGCGCGTGGAAGTGCAGGAGGCGTATGCGGGGGATATTGTGCTTATCGCGGGCATCCCGGATATCGACATCGGGGAAACCGTCGCCGGAGAAGCTGATGCGGAGCCATTGCCGCGCATTGCGGTGGACGAGCCGACGATCGCGCTCGATTTTCTAGTCAACACCTCGCCGTTTGCCGGGCGGGAAGGGAAGTATGTAACGTCGCGGCAGCTCCGTGAGCGCCTTTCTCGCGAGCTTGAAGTGAACGTAGGGCTCAAGGTTGACTTCGGCACGGGCGAAACGTATCGCGTGTCCGGCCGCGGGGAGCTCCACATTGCGATACTCCTCGAGAACATGCGCCGCGAGGGCTACGAGCTCCAAGTCTCGCAGCCGCAGGCAATTGAGCGCGAGGAGAACGGTGTCAGGATGGAGCCGTTCGAGGAGGTGGTGATCGACACGCCGCAGCAGTTTCAGGGAGTGATTATCGATCGGCTCGGTATGCGCGGATTTTTGATGCAGAATGCGGTGTTGCATGACCAGACGCTCCGTCTTTTTTTTGAGGGGCCGACGAGAGGGCTCCTTGGCTACCGGAGCCAGTTCGTGATTGACACCAAAGGCACCGGCATACTCTCCGCGCGGTTTCTTGAATTCCGTCCCTACCGCGGTGAGATCCGTCGGACTACGCGAGGCTCGATGGTATCGATGGCGAGCGGCAAGGCCCTGGGGTTCTCTTTGTGGAATCTTCAAGATCGCGGGACCCTCTATATCTCCCCGGCAACAGAGGTCTACGAGGGCATGGTGATTGGCAACAGCGCAAAAGGCGAGGAAATGTACGTGAATCCAACCAAAGGAAAACAACTCACCAACATGCGCGCTTCGGGTTCGGACGAGGCGATCGTGCTTACGCCGTCCTATGAGATCACGGTCGAGCGAGGCCTTGAAGTGATGGGGGAGGATGAATATCTTGAGATCACACCGAAGAGCGTGCGCCTGCGTAAGCGTGAGTTTGGCAAGTCGGCCCGGACAAAGTCCGCGCCAGGGAGGCGATGAGAAAGATCTCTACAGTGTCGGGTGGGCACGCGGCAGGTTTCTAAAAAATAATCCCACCGAGCAAGAGCTCAGTGGGTGCGGTTGAGGAACGAATGTTCCTTTATGACGCATTGTGAACGGCACAGGTCATCGCAGAGTGGTCCGCTCGCTGTGCCGTCCGGATGGTACGGTCTGTGAATGGTGGGTCACAGATAGTGCTCAGCATATCGTTCCATCGTTTAAAGTGCAAGAAATTTTTTCAGTGAGAGGGGTTTCCGCAGAAGTTTTATATTTCTGTCAAGTTCGCTATGAAGGCGAGTGTTAACAATTCCCCCAAGTGATGTCGCCGAGTGAGGGCTGGACGAGGGTTGTCTTGCGCATGGCATTGCCAGCGCAATTACTGAGACTCCTCGACACGGTGACTCGTTTTTCCGATGTTATCTATACGCTTCCACCGGTGGTTAGAGCTCTCTGCGCCGCGTGTGGCATCGCGCCACACGGTGAGACTGGTGGACCTTTGTGGCCCAAGTCGTAGCCGACTAACGCATATTTTTTTACAGCCGCTCCTTTTAGAGCGGCTGTGGTTTTTTCTGCGACTACAAGTTTACCCAAGCCCGCCAACAAGGCGGATTTTTGCGCCGAGCGTCTCCGCGCGCTCGGCGAGGCTATCAATAGCCACGGTCGTTGCTCATACGACGTCGGTTAGAGCCAGAACGACGAGCTCGCGGACTTGCTTGAATCGCTGATCGTGTGTCACAAGCGGCGTGTTGAAGAGGAGCGCAGTGGCGGCGATAATGCTGTCGCCGAGCCGAAGTCGGTACTCTCGTCGGATATGCGCGGCACTGTCGGCGACTTGAAGATCAACCGGGATCAGGATGCATTGCGCGAGTAATTGCAGGATGAGTTTTTCTTCGCCCGCCCGCAGTGCCGGGGCCGCAAGCAATTCGATTCGCGTGATGGCAGAGATGAATAGTCGATCTCTGGCATTTGCACGTGCCGCGAGGAATGTAGTTGCAGCCTCGTCACCATTGAGGTGATAGATGAGGATATTTGAGTCAACGGTATATGAGCCAAATTTCATGACCGCCCGTCGTTTTTTGATGAGGCGCGTGAGGAACGCACCGTTCCATACATTACTCGTGCGGTGTTCTGATAGGCAAGCGCTCGTATACCGCGCCCGCGCCAAAGTCCCGCAGTCTTTTTTATAACGCGCGCAGCCTCTGATCTGCTCGGAGCGCGCGTAGGTCGTTGTATAGTTTTTAGCGCCGTGGTCATATTGGTACAATAGCGCTGCTTCGCCGTGTTTGCAATCAGCGATCAGCGTAGATTTTTTTTATCTCAGCCCGCCAACAAGGCGGATTTTTGCGCCGAGCGCGCGGAGACGCTCGGCGAGGTCCTCGTAGCCGCGGTTGATACTATAGACATTTTTGAGCACGGATTTGCCTGATGCGCCGAGCATCGCAATGAGGAGAATGGTTGCGGGCCGGAGCGCGGGGGGACAGACGAGCGAAGCGGCGTGGAGTTTCGTTGGTCCGACCACAAAAACGCGGTGCGGGTCGGCGAGAATGACGCGCGCGCCGAGCTTCTCGAGCTCGGTGTAGTAGATCGCGCGGTTTTCGTACACCCAGTCGTGGATGAGGGTGATCCCCTGTGCTTGTGTCGCGATCACGGCAAAAAACGGCAGGTTGTCTATATTGAGTCCCGGGTAGGGTTGAGCGTGGATTTTCTCCGGTGGTGCCGTAAGCGTTGAAGATTCGAGTTTCAAATCAACAAGATCCGTGAGGCCATTTTCGGCCTTGTAGCGCTCTGAGACGCTATAGCCGAGGCCCATGGCTTCGAGCTTGAGGAGTTCGAGCGAGA
This sequence is a window from bacterium. Protein-coding genes within it:
- the typA gene encoding translational GTPase TypA, whose product is MEIRNIAIIAHVDHGKTTLTDALMREAGVAKAGSTMDSNALELERGITIYAKNAALEYRGTKINIVDTPGHADFGSEVERVLRSIDSVLLVVDAQEGPMPQTRFVLKKSLELGLRPIVVINKIDKPAAEPSRTEEQVLELFLELGATDEQADFPIVYTIGREGIAKRGLEDEAHDLSALLDTILSHVRATPEAAAEKPLRLQPFNLAYDDFLGRLAVARIHEGSVAAGAPVFIKKPGGETRPGKIKKIFTFLGLQRVEVQEAYAGDIVLIAGIPDIDIGETVAGEADAEPLPRIAVDEPTIALDFLVNTSPFAGREGKYVTSRQLRERLSRELEVNVGLKVDFGTGETYRVSGRGELHIAILLENMRREGYELQVSQPQAIEREENGVRMEPFEEVVIDTPQQFQGVIIDRLGMRGFLMQNAVLHDQTLRLFFEGPTRGLLGYRSQFVIDTKGTGILSARFLEFRPYRGEIRRTTRGSMVSMASGKALGFSLWNLQDRGTLYISPATEVYEGMVIGNSAKGEEMYVNPTKGKQLTNMRASGSDEAIVLTPSYEITVERGLEVMGEDEYLEITPKSVRLRKREFGKSARTKSAPGRR
- a CDS encoding type II toxin-antitoxin system VapC family toxin, with product MYQYDHGAKNYTTTYARSEQIRGCARYKKDCGTLARARYTSACLSEHRTSNVWNGAFLTRLIKKRRAVMKFGSYTVDSNILIYHLNGDEAATTFLAARANARDRLFISAITRIELLAAPALRAGEEKLILQLLAQCILIPVDLQVADSAAHIRREYRLRLGDSIIAATALLFNTPLVTHDQRFKQVRELVVLALTDVV